Sequence from the Chloroflexota bacterium genome:
ATGCGCTTGTACGTACGTATCTCAAACTGCTCCTGTGAATCTTTATCAATAAACGGGGAGCGGATTACACTGTATTTCTTGATATGTGTGGGCAAAGGTACTGGCCCAACCACCACCGCGCCGGTACGCTCCACGGCATCGACGATCTGAGCTGCCGACTGGTCAATTATCCGATAGTCAAATCCTTTTAGCTTGATGCGGATTTTCTGTTTAGGCATGTCCTCTCCCCACTGCCTGTGCAGTTATTTCTTCCGTTAGGTCGGCCGGTAATTCCCTGTATTTATAATATTCAAGCGAGTGTGTTGCTCTGCCCTGGGTGAGCGACCTCACCCTGGTGGCATAGCCGAAGGTCTCGGCCAGCGGTATCAGACACTGGATAGCGTACACATCACCCTGAGCGTCAATATGCTCAATGTGTCCCCGCTTGGCATTGAGGTCGCCAATGATGTCCCCCAGGAACTGCTCCGGTGCGACGATTTCCAGTTTCATTATAGGCTCAAGGAGAGCCGGCTTGGCTTTTCTGACCCCGTTTCTCAGCGCCAGAGAGCCGGCCATTTTGAAAGCGAGCTCGGAGGAGTCGACATCGTGGTAGCTGCCGTCATAGATGGTGGCTTTGATATCGACCACGGGATAGCCGGCGAGGACGCCGGTCTCCATTGCTTCCTTTATACCTGCCTCAACGGCAGGGATGTATTGCCTGGGGATAACGCCACCCTTGAGGGAATTAATAAACTGAAAACCACCGCTCCGACTCATGGGCTCGAGTTCCAGCCATACGTGACCGTACTGGCCGTGTCCTCCCGACTGCCGCACAAATCGGCCCTCAACCTGTATCGGTACGGTAATCGTCTCCTTGTAGGCGACCCTTGGTTTGCCTACGTTGGCGCCGACGCCGAATTCGCTTATCAGCCGGTTGACGATGACCTCAAGGTGAAGTTCGCCCATGCCGGAGATGATGGTCTGTCCCGTTTCCTCATTGTAGGTAACTTTGAAAGTGGGGTCTTCTTCGGTCAGTTTCTGCAGGGCCTGGGACATTTTATCCTGGTCGGCCCTGGTCTTGGGCTCAATGGAAATGGAGACAACCGGCTCGGGGAATCGGATTGATTCCAGCAGCACCGGCTGGGAAATATCGCAGAGGGTGTCACCGGTGAAGGTATTCTTCAAACCCAGAGTGGCGACGATGGAGCCGGTGTCAGCCTCTTCTACCTCCTCACGACGGTTGGCATGCATCAGGAGCAAGCGCCCGATGCGTTCCCGCTTGCCTGTGGTTGAGTTCCAGACCTGGCTGCCCGCTTTCATGATTCCGGAGTAAACCCTGAGATAAACAAGTCTACCGACAAACGGGTCGGAAACAACTTTGAAAGCAAGGGCGGAAAACGGGGCTTCATCGCTAGCGGGGCGGGCGACCTCTGCTTCCGAGGTAGTATCGATCGCCAGCACCGGCGGCACGTCAAGAGGGGAGGGGA
This genomic interval carries:
- the fusA gene encoding elongation factor G, producing MPRSFSLEKIRNIGIIAHIDAGKTTVTERILYYTGRTYKIGDVDTGTAVMDWMEQERQRGITITAAATTCYWHEHRINIIDTPGHVDFTAEVERSLRVLDGGVVVFDGVAGVEAQSETVWRQANRYRVPRICFINKMDRVGANFKRTISMIEKRLKAKPLPTQIPLSSGESFEGVIDLIENKAWHYDGKPDSEPQEAAVPESEQKRCDEYRHDLIEKLAEHDDHILEAYLEGHEVSPSMIRQALRTVTLANKGVPILCGSALRNKGVQLLLDAIISYLPSPLDVPPVLAIDTTSEAEVARPASDEAPFSALAFKVVSDPFVGRLVYLRVYSGIMKAGSQVWNSTTGKRERIGRLLLMHANRREEVEEADTGSIVATLGLKNTFTGDTLCDISQPVLLESIRFPEPVVSISIEPKTRADQDKMSQALQKLTEEDPTFKVTYNEETGQTIISGMGELHLEVIVNRLISEFGVGANVGKPRVAYKETITVPIQVEGRFVRQSGGHGQYGHVWLELEPMSRSGGFQFINSLKGGVIPRQYIPAVEAGIKEAMETGVLAGYPVVDIKATIYDGSYHDVDSSELAFKMAGSLALRNGVRKAKPALLEPIMKLEIVAPEQFLGDIIGDLNAKRGHIEHIDAQGDVYAIQCLIPLAETFGYATRVRSLTQGRATHSLEYYKYRELPADLTEEITAQAVGRGHA
- the rpsJ gene encoding 30S ribosomal protein S10, with product MPKQKIRIKLKGFDYRIIDQSAAQIVDAVERTGAVVVGPVPLPTHIKKYSVIRSPFIDKDSQEQFEIRTYKRIIDIVETTSKTIDALTKLNLPSGVEIDIKL